The Rhipicephalus sanguineus isolate Rsan-2018 unplaced genomic scaffold, BIME_Rsan_1.4 Seq225, whole genome shotgun sequence genome contains the following window.
CTTGACACGGCGCGATGAGTTCGGCAAAGTGTCTCGGCCATATGTTGTTGAGGccctaaagaaaaaaacaatagcACCGTCGTCAAGTATGAAGtgcgtttttatatatatatatatcagcgcgAAGTCGAAAACATTAAATCTCACCTGCAAGCGCTTGTCGAAGTTTGGGGCCCCTGCGCAGGAGTGTCGTCGTCGGAGCTAAAATCTGACCATCCCGCATCGTCGCTTGAGCCATCACTACTGCTTaggtcagaaaaatcggcagaAGAAGCGGCCGAAATACTTGCTACAGGAGTCTGCTTTCGAAGAGCACAGCGCGGACGGGACGCCATTCTCGCGCGCAACTCGAAACCACTTTCGGTTCAAGTCAAGTGTCGTCTTCAGCTTAGGAGGGTGgattattgggctagttggtattccatgataTAAGACGGTATAGCGCACGgtatgtttcaaggcggcggctacggttgcggcggccgctgttctccaagaacggccaccatagttattttttttcctgcctgcGTGTGTAAATATTCTCCTATTGGAAAGatgcctcaactcatttccgacaaaaaataaatgtaacgagatacccgtgtcctgcgtagtatcgcgatacaaacgatacgtCGTGAAAGTATTTCGTTACTGAGATacgaatacatttttcaaatgtatctcgatataGAAATACAGCTACTCAAAAGTATCtttgaaatactatcgcgatactgccaaGCCCTGATACAAACACACGTACTGCGGTACGTGTGGTTGTATGCATgtcttttctgtccctgtctttcgcgctgctcccttaagttatgttgaaccaactataTAGCCAACAAGTTCTCTTtaagtagggtggctagaatggggaggtgtgatgaccgcgGCGGCGGCCTCTTGCCTAGCGAGGCCCCACTGCGCGTTCTCGCCGCTGGGGGAAATTTGGTGCGTCAGTCGGGGGCGCCGTTGGCATCTGCCGACTGTGAGCATGTGTTGCTCGTGTCTCGTAAATAACAGAGCAGCACAAGTTAGCTGTCGCTGTTCGTGAAGTACGGCCTGTTTTTCGATCGCTTCCCGATTTCTTGAAGGAGATGTTGTCAGCGGATGTCGTCGATTTTTGAACCGCTCTTATGAATGGCGtcgacggtaaaaaaaaaaaaaaacgcagaggtGGTGCTTTGTGCCAGGTGGCGACGGCGGCTTCAAGTCCTGCGGTGAAAGACTCTCTTTCGTGCACCTGCCCGTAAGGATGAATTTGAGAAGTGGGCACGTGCCATACCAAGGGCCGACAAGCCACTGCAAGAGAATTCTGCAGTTTGCGAAAGGCATCTTGACCCAAGGTACGTATGGAATTCGTACATGTTTAAGCATATAGAAAAGGTGAGGTTTCTACAAGTTATCACATTGGCGCGTTTAACGGCCCGGTGTGACACACGGGTCATGAGCAGCAGAACTGCAGTGGAAAGAGCCAGACTAATCAGATGATCGGTTCTTGATCTCACATTGGCATCTTGCTCCACGTGGGCGCATTTCGCGTTCCGCCTCCATCGACCCGCGGTCGATGTGTGTCACCTAACGTAGCAGGCAGCACTTGCACATGTATTGTTTCGTTGCTTGGAAATCCGAAATGTCTTCGATACAGAGGCTGCGCTCACTTTTTATTATGTTTTTGCAGGTTTATCATGAGACACTACGTGCACGTTGTGGATGGAAAGGAGGTCGACATACCACGCGATGTGCCTGCCCTTAGGGAGAGTGCTATCCCAACAATTTTCGCGAACCTTCCAAAGTACATGACGAGAACTCTGCCAAAAGAGGAAGAGGAGAACAGGACAGTGCTTTTCCATGCCTGCAAAGAAGAGCCGCGAAGGCATTGACGATTAAGCACGCGAATCGGTTCAGCTCACTCCTCATGACGAACTGGACATAGTCAACAATCAAGTACCTTGGCAACACTTGATTTTGGTCTTCGACTACCATCGGGGTATTGGTCACATCAGACGTTCCAAACCGAAAACATAGCGAGTTACCAAACAGCTGAATATCATAAAAGCAAAGTACCTCCTGTTGCCTTCAACAAGATAGCTGTGTTTGAAATCGAAGAGCGAAATTCACCCTCCTACATCATTTTCCTGGCTGGCCACCTTCACTTTCAGCACACCGTTGAGTCTGAGGAAGAGGCCCAAGAGTTTCTGGTGTATGCAGATAAACTCTCTGTGTGTTGTGGAGTTGGAAAGACCAGCGAGTTTAAGCGATTAGATGTGTCTGACTGCACAACATTGTCAGCAAATGGCCTGTTCTCCGTTGTGTGTGATGGATCTGGTCACGAGTTATCTTGTGCTTTGGTCATACCTCTTGGGTATCACAAGTGTGCAAGGTTATTTCATATACTTCACATGTCGCCCATTTTGGTGTTTCTCTTCTCCCAGGTATGCCGGCCCATATGCCTCAGTGGGTTTGAAGAGCAGAAAAGTGAGGCGCCCTGTGTTATGTAACGTTTTAATGTACTGTTTCCAGTAAACTTGTATCAAGCCATCAGTCTTGTAGTCTTGTACTTTAATGCATTCTTCTACCGCACTGCATAAAAATTGCATTGACTTCCGCTCTTAAAGTACTCTTACAATAGAAAATCTATAACAAATCTGCGAGCGACACACGCAGGGTTTTTCCCACCTGCTGGTCTGCGGG
Protein-coding sequences here:
- the LOC125756593 gene encoding uncharacterized protein LOC125756593, whose amino-acid sequence is MGRCDDRGGGLLPSEAPLRVLAAGGNLTLFRAPARKDEFEKWARAIPRADKPLQENSAVCERHLDPRGCAHFLLCFCRFIMRHYVHVVDGKEVDIPRDVPALRESAIPTIFANLPKYMTRTLPKEEEENRTVLFHACKEEPRRH